The window AAAAATAAGCAGGGGAAAACTAGATATAGCTATTCAAGAAAATACGAAAGAACTATCAGAAGCATTAAATATTGATAAAAACTACGGAGTACTAGTCGTAGATGTTAAAATCGGCGGCTCAGGTGATAAAGCTGGACTGAAAAGAGGCGACTTAATAATTGGATTTAATGATAAAGAGGTTTTAAATTCAAGAAAATTACAACTATTTGTAGCTGAGGCTAAAATTGACGAAGAAGTCACGTTAACAGTTATCAGGGATAGTAAAACAATTGATCTTAAAACTCAGATTTCCGAAGTAAAGGATAATGAAGAAGAACAGCAAGAAGAAGAAAATGATTTACCTCTAAAAAATATCAACAACAAAAATTTATTAGAAAAATCAGGAGTTGTTTTTACTAATATAACTGAAGACATAAAAAATAGGTTTTACCTTGATAAAACCATTAATGGGCTTTTTGTTGTTGAAGTCAAAACCAACGATCCAAACATTAAATTAATAGCTGGAGATATAGTACTTGCTATTAATCAGGAGTCTATAAATGATATAGAACAATTTAATTCAATATACAAAAAGCTAAAATCCGAGGACAAAAAAAATGCGATCGTACTTGTAAAAAGAAAAGATTTTAGTATGTTTATGACATTCCCGATTAAATAATGAAGGCTTAAAAAGAATTAATATGGAGAAAACGGATAATTATTTAGATAATACAAATTTAAGCAAGAATACGGATTCTGTGGCTGTTCTTAGTTTTTATAGTTTTGTAAATATTCCTGAGCCAGAAGCTTTACTCCCCAAAATTCTGTTAATTACTAAGAAAAAATATGTAAAGGGTACTATTATCCTTGCAAAAGAAGGTTTTAACGGTTCCATCTCTTCTACCGCAGAAGACGATTTGCATCTAGTTATTAAAACATTACAAGATCTTACTAATCCAAAGGATATTAGCGTAAAAGTAAACTATTGCAACATCCAGCCATTTTCTAAAATTAAAATAAAACTAAAAAATGAAATTGTTTCCATGAAAGCTGGGGAGATCGATGTAGAAAGATTGAAAGGAGAATATATTGAAACAACTGATTGGGATAAGTTGATCCAAAGAAGTGATATAATAACAGTAGATACAAGGAATAGCTATGA of the Candidatus Megaera polyxenophila genome contains:
- a CDS encoding sulfurtransferase — its product is MEKTDNYLDNTNLSKNTDSVAVLSFYSFVNIPEPEALLPKILLITKKKYVKGTIILAKEGFNGSISSTAEDDLHLVIKTLQDLTNPKDISVKVNYCNIQPFSKIKIKLKNEIVSMKAGEIDVERLKGEYIETTDWDKLIQRSDIITVDTRNSYEVKAGTFEGALDPHTESFREFPEWAKNNAKLFKNKKIAMFCTGGIRCEKSTAYMKDLGYNEVYHLKGGILQYLEDTKNKNGVWKGNCFVFDDRGAVDSDLLPTEGYWVQKGQNAKSVSRNK